Proteins from one Mycteria americana isolate JAX WOST 10 ecotype Jacksonville Zoo and Gardens chromosome 1, USCA_MyAme_1.0, whole genome shotgun sequence genomic window:
- the PDCL3 gene encoding phosducin-like protein 3: MQDPNKDTEWNDILRKKGILPPKENLEEQERAKEEEQLAILQKSLVKTYEDMTLEELEENEDEFNEEDEKAIEMYRQQRLAEMKAAQMKNKFGEVLEISGKDYVQEVTKAGKGVWVVLHLYKQGIPLCALINQHMNGLARKFRDVKFIKAISTTCIPNYPDKNLPTIFVYLEGDIKAQFIGPLVFGGMNLTKDELEWKISESGAIKTDLEENPRKQIQDQLMSSIRACVPARGESDSEDD, translated from the exons GACCCAAATAAAGACACAGAGTGGAATGACATCCTGCGCAAGAAAGGTATCCTTCCTCCAAAGGAAAACCTGGAGGAACAGGAGCGCGCAAAGGAAGAGGAGCAGCTTGCCATCCTTCAGAAGTCTCTTG TGAAAACTTATGAGGACATGACTCTGGAAGAGCTAGAAGAGAATGAAGATGAATTTAATGAGGAAGACGAGAAAGCTATTGAAATGTACAG GCAGCAAAGGttagcagaaatgaaagcagctcaaatgaagaataaattcgGGGAAGTTTTGGAGATTTCAGGAAAAGATTATGTTCAAGAGGTTACGAAAGCTGGAAAAGGTGTATGGGTAGTCCTGCACCTCTACAAACAAGG GATTCCACTCTGTGCCTTAATAAATCAACATATGAATGGGCTTGCAAGAAAGTTCAGAGATGTTAAATTCATCAAAGCTATCTCTACCACCTGCATTCCCAACTACCCTGATAAGAACCTGCCTACGATATTCGTCTACCTGGAGGGAGACATCAAAGCTCAGTTCATTGGGCCTTTGGTGTTTGGTGGCATGAACCTGACAAAGGACG AATTGGAGTGGAAGATTTCAGAGTCGGGCGCCATCAAGACAGACCTTGAGGAGAACCCCAGGAAGCAGATCCAGGACCAGCTCATGTCCTCAATCAGGGCGTGTGTCCCAGCCAGGGGGGAGAGTGACTCAGAGGATGACTAA